One genomic segment of Tripterygium wilfordii isolate XIE 37 chromosome 9, ASM1340144v1, whole genome shotgun sequence includes these proteins:
- the LOC120005781 gene encoding ribonuclease Y-like, with amino-acid sequence MQENSRKCKRIPDFASRRNCGVRKRRRHTNRELKRKIKAMIERLRAEMVEIGEEQQCIKEGQRQVSEKYEKIEAEREQLKRETEIIAKQSASIQLRLNLMFRIVKARGQNDSVLTDQLTQSLRDLLAKENEQMR; translated from the exons ATGCAAGAGAATTCCAGAAAATGCAAGAGGATTCCAGATTTTGCAAGCagaagaaattgtggagtgAGAAAGCGCAGAAGACATACG AACAGGGAattaaagaggaaaataaaggcTATGATTGAGCGACTGAGGGCGGAGATGGTGGAGATTGGGGAGGAACAACAATGCATAAAAGAGGGGCAAAGACAAGTGAGCGAAAAGTACGAGAAGATTGAGGCAGAACGAGAGCAACtcaagagagaaacagagatcATTGCCAAGCAGAGTGCAAGCATTCAATTGCGCTTAAATTTGATGTTCAGAATCGTGAAAGCAAGAGGTCAAAACGATTCGGTTTTAACTGATCAACTTACTCAGTCACTACG TGATTTATTAGCTAAGGAGAATGAGCAGATGCGGTGA
- the LOC120005782 gene encoding uncharacterized protein LOC120005782, producing the protein MSREDREHNPQYNHGTEEGKVSRINRVKKKPRRSSSHKRSLQKVIRETLKRFKDEMAEVRAEMADVRAENNSVKEHHEMILTGLDDHKSDNAHMREVHKHVITHNNRTLESLNLLARILTGSGTVP; encoded by the exons ATGAGCAGGGAAGACAGAGAGCACAATCCTCAATACAATCATGGCACTGAAGAAGGAAAGGTTTCCAGAATCAATCGCGTTAAGAAGAAGCCTCGCAGATCATCTTCGCATAAGAGGAGTCTCCAG AAAGTAATAAGGGAGACTTTGAAGCGGTTTAAAGATGAGATGGCGGAGGTGAGAGCTGAGATGGCGGATGTGAGAGCTGAGAATAATTCCGTGAAAGAGCACCACGAGATGATACTGACGGGGCTTGATGATCACAAATCTGATAACGCACATATGAGGGAGGTCCATAAGCATGTGATCACGCACAACAACCGCACCCTCGAGTCGCTTAATCTTCTTGCTAGGATCCTTACTGG TTCGGGAACTGTACCATAG
- the LOC120005778 gene encoding uncharacterized protein LOC120005778 isoform X3 has protein sequence MAPKQDKVSIINPVEKKPLRSSSRKRTLEVDLGLQMAEKSARRVSSKSLSIEKALVAMKRQDRRLAEMRARLRSKAEYLDKEKEWKEVAAMKEENRVINEWLATALPSFLVRLSHSLMGFWSQFLREDMMGVRDKHEPVYFQFAEDLY, from the exons ATGGCACCAAAGCAGGACAAGGTTTCCATAATCAATCCCGTTGAGAAGAAGCCTCTCAGGTCATCATCGCGTAAGAGGACTCTCGAGGTAGATCTTGGGCTGCAGATGGCTGAAAAGAGTGCTCGCAGAGTCTCCTCCAAGAGTCTCAGTATTGAA AAAGCATTGGTTGCTATGAAACGCCAGGACCGTCGCCTGGCAGAGATGAGAGCAAGACTTCGTTCCAAGGCGGAGTATCTAGACAAGGAGAAGGAGTGGAAGGAGGTGGCGGCAATGAAAGAGGAGAACAGGGTCATCAATGAGTGGCTGGCCACGGCACTCCCTAGTTTCCTCGTACGTCTTTCCCattcat TGATGGGATTCTGGAGCCAGTTTCTGCGGGAAGATATGATGGGGGTTCGGGACAAACATGAACCTGTGTACTTTCAATTTGCTGAA GATCTATACTAG
- the LOC120005778 gene encoding uncharacterized protein LOC120005778 isoform X2, translated as MAPKQDKVSIINPVEKKPLRSSSRKRTLEVDLGLQMAEKSARRVSSKSLSIEKALVAMKRQDRRLAEMRARLRSKAEYLDKEKEWKEVAAMKEENRVINEWLATALPSFLVRLSHSLMGFWSQFLREDMMGVRDKHEPVYFQFAEIMAYWGYP; from the exons ATGGCACCAAAGCAGGACAAGGTTTCCATAATCAATCCCGTTGAGAAGAAGCCTCTCAGGTCATCATCGCGTAAGAGGACTCTCGAGGTAGATCTTGGGCTGCAGATGGCTGAAAAGAGTGCTCGCAGAGTCTCCTCCAAGAGTCTCAGTATTGAA AAAGCATTGGTTGCTATGAAACGCCAGGACCGTCGCCTGGCAGAGATGAGAGCAAGACTTCGTTCCAAGGCGGAGTATCTAGACAAGGAGAAGGAGTGGAAGGAGGTGGCGGCAATGAAAGAGGAGAACAGGGTCATCAATGAGTGGCTGGCCACGGCACTCCCTAGTTTCCTCGTACGTCTTTCCCattcat TGATGGGATTCTGGAGCCAGTTTCTGCGGGAAGATATGATGGGGGTTCGGGACAAACATGAACCTGTGTACTTTCAATTTGCTGAAATCATGGCGTATTGGGGTTACCCATGA
- the LOC120006546 gene encoding uncharacterized protein LOC120006546 isoform X2, with the protein MNRRILLTNRLSKHKVATGCNGITKRRTLSLLPSQRNSRVVRRSRSALVRKARRITNKKLEAKIRAGIKRLRGEMAEISDEQKSIREGQKQVREKFEKIEAEREQLWKETELITKQNAAIQVRLGLMSGIVKARAQNDYDLAAQLTQSLRDLVAPQNEEIH; encoded by the exons ATGAATCGTCGTATCTTGTTGACAAATCGTCTGTCGAAGCATAAAGTGGCCACCGGCTGCAATGGAATCACGAAACGGAGGACTCTGAGTCTTCTTCCATCCCAGAGGAATTCAAGAGTCGTGCGAAGAAGCCGCTCTGCGCTCGTAAGGAAAGCCAGGAGAATCACG aataAGAAATTGGAGGCGAAGATAAGGGCAGGGATCAAGCGACTGAGGGGAGAGATGGCAGAAATTAGTGACGAGCAGAAGTCCATTAGAGAGGGGCAGAAACAAGTGAGGGAGAAATTTGAGAAGATCGAAGCAGAACGGGAGCAACTGTGGAAAGAAACTGAGCTCATAACAAAGCAGAATGCAGCCATACAAGTGCGTTTAGGTCTTATGTCTGGTATCGTGAAGGCAAGAGCTCAAAATGATTATGATTTGGCTGCTCAACTCACTCAGTCTCTCCG TGATTTAGTGGCTCCACAGAATGAGGAAATACATTGA
- the LOC120006546 gene encoding uncharacterized protein LOC120006546 isoform X1, translating to MNRRILLTNRLSKHKVATGCNGITKRRTLSLLPSQRNSRVVRRSRSALVRKARRITNKKLEAKIRAGIKRLRGEMAEISDEQKSIREGQKQVREKFEKIEAEREQLWKETELITKQNAAIQVRLGLMSGIVKARAQNDYDLAAQLTQSLRDLMAKQNEEMH from the exons ATGAATCGTCGTATCTTGTTGACAAATCGTCTGTCGAAGCATAAAGTGGCCACCGGCTGCAATGGAATCACGAAACGGAGGACTCTGAGTCTTCTTCCATCCCAGAGGAATTCAAGAGTCGTGCGAAGAAGCCGCTCTGCGCTCGTAAGGAAAGCCAGGAGAATCACG aataAGAAATTGGAGGCGAAGATAAGGGCAGGGATCAAGCGACTGAGGGGAGAGATGGCAGAAATTAGTGACGAGCAGAAGTCCATTAGAGAGGGGCAGAAACAAGTGAGGGAGAAATTTGAGAAGATCGAAGCAGAACGGGAGCAACTGTGGAAAGAAACTGAGCTCATAACAAAGCAGAATGCAGCCATACAAGTGCGTTTAGGTCTTATGTCTGGTATCGTGAAGGCAAGAGCTCAAAATGATTATGATTTGGCTGCTCAACTCACTCAGTCTCTCCG TGATTTGATGGCTAAGCAGAATGAGGAAAtgcattga